The window gtggatcatgagccgttcctttcctaTTCTaaactcttctcttcccatcattctggtacaagttaatcttggtttcatctgtccaaagaatttTATTCCAGAGCTCGGCaggctttttagatgttttctggcaaagtctaatttggcctttctgttctttagtgttaccagtggtttgcaccttgtcataaaccctctgtatttacatttatgaaggtgtctcttgattgtagactttgagaATGATACGCTTTCCccctcaagagtgttcttgacctgggtAGATGGtgtgaaggggttttcttcaccaagggaagaattctgcgatcattCACATTAGTTGTCCTTTGTGGTCTTCCAAGCCTTTCTGTGTTGCTGAGCTtaccagtgcattccttcttttttaagaatgtaccaaattgctgatttggccactcctaaagtttctgccatctgtgtgatgggtttgttttttcagcctaatgatggcctccttcatttgcatcgacacctctttggacggcatattgagagttcccatgaacagttaccaaatacaaattcagcACTTCtaatcaactccagaccttttatctgcttaatttgtcatgaaataacaagagAACAGtccacacctggccatgaaagtGATTATCAGTCAAAGGGATTATTAGTCCCccaaaattacttttgagggactatgtataaaaatggctgtaatccctaaacagataatgaaatatttttgacttttgacttaATTTCcaatccattgtggtggtatacagatgcaaaattacgaaaattgtgtcaccgtcAAAGTACTTCTGGACATAGCTGTATATGTCTTAAACTACGTCTGGGGGGGATCTTTGAGTCTTTAATAATTGAAAACTGCACTGATTCTAAACAGAAAATTTCAGTGCTCAGTTAGTGTATCACTGCATTCAAAACAATGCGTGTACCAACAGTGTACTTGTGGGGCAGGTGTTACTTATGATGTGTACACTCAGTTTTCTTGCTCTCTGTAGGTACCTGGGCAGGAAGAAGTGTGTgcagagtgtatgtgtgcagccTCCTTTTCTGCGGCCACATCTGACAGAGGCCCAGCTGGCTGCAAAGATCCTTGACAATGGCATACAGGGAGACCTGCACCGGGTAAGGGCAGCAGGACAAGAGCTCATAGGGACAAACTTTACTAAAGTGCCACACACACTGCCGTGTTATTATCATCCTGTTTCATTTAAACagcagttaaatttaaaaaaggatagCTTTGTCCTGCTGGTAAACAAGTGTTATGTAAGGGTTAGTGAGTTTGCATATACGCAGGTCCAGATGGCAGCAAGAGGTTTAAAAGCTGTTTGAAATTCAATAGACAGAAATCCTGTAaggtcacattaaaaaaactcaacacaacCACATCTATCATCGCAGACAGTCTGTGATGTTTCATAACAAAGGATACAAATTAGTCAGTAGTAAATTAGTCTGTCCCAAGTACTGTAAGgttcaaaaataacaaaacatggGGGAAAAGTGCTTAGAAGAGGCTCCTGGAGGCTACTCACTGCCTGGGAGTAAGGTCTGATTTGGCAGAATTAAACCCCAGAGGCAGTAATGTATCTGCTACGATATTGATTATTGAGGTTGAGGACtgattttgtttagttttgtgtttttattttaatgtattttgttttattttttgcagaaatATGGCAATTACTGTGCACATATAGTATGTCTTTGCCACTAAACTTATTGCaaagtgtaaatatttttactgcTCTGCTTTACAGggaaacagaaggaaaatgTCAGTCATTGATTTACTCTGActtgtattcattttttcactctgGCTTTGTCAAAGTCATTTGTTCTAACAATTTCAGTAATGGCAGTCAAAGGAAAACTCaagatattcattttcatttcattcatttcactgtaCACAGAAAAAGAATTGTGGATAGGTTAAAAATCACTGTAGATTTATACAGTTTGCATACAAatagaaaggaaggaaaaccaACACAAAAGTGTCATGAATATTCTTGTTTCACCATGAACAGAGGTAAGTAGAGTAGCCAGAAACTGTAAACAAGTAAAAATGGGGAGTTTGTGATCAAATGTtgctgcatcatcatcatcatcatcatcatcatcatcatcatcatcatcatcatcttctccTGATTAGATAATCTGCTAAATCTGCTACATATACACCAGGACAATAAAAGTGTGATTGCAAAATTCTCATGTGTGGTTGGAACATTATATAAGTCATGTccacaaaaaatgaaagtatgtctattttcttttccacttgCATAACTTTCTCttcacttttctgtctctctgtgtcaggTTAAATGAATGACCATGACAAATTACAGTAAATGGTTAATACAGTGGAAAAGATCCACACAGTTGCACAGCTCAGGCATTTACATTACAATAGAGAGCAGTGGTTATAAAGAAGCGTGATATACTGTTTATATAGTCTTCATCTTACTAGTGTTGACACAACTTCCAGAATAGTTTCAGGGCTGTTTAACAatgattctccaagtctctggaatTTTACTGAATGAATAGCATTCTTCTAAAACATATTCCCTCCtttggtgttttaatgatggtggtggagggtGATGTCTAACATGTTGCTCTAAAATCTCTCTGAGATTCATTTGGGTTCATCTGGCGACTGGGAAGGCCATAGTTTgagtcacatcattttcatatatgGAAGTGTCTGTATTCATTATGCTTGTCCACCCATTATTCAGGATTTTCAGTAACTTCTATATAGACATACATTACATACGAAGTGATTAAAGGACCAGTTTTAACAATGTGATTGATTTCAGGCAACTGAAATGATTCTTTGACTTTCAGTCTTTGATTCTTATGTGTGTTCTCTCATCTTTCCAGTCCAGGTCTAGTCTGGAGATGATGGAGAGCCAGTCATGTGACGCTgaaccacctcctccacctaAACCAGAGCTCCGCTACCCTGGAATcaacagaggaaacactgagGGTAAAGCTTTCTAACTTCCTGCACCACCCCTGACTTTCACCATCCGTCTGCAAATGAACTTTGTCTCAACTTCTTGTAAAAACGAAACACTGATCATCTACGTTGATTTCTAtagtgatattttttattttttctcttcccacCCTCCTGCAGAGTGCAGTCTACTGAACAAAGCCCCTCCCACCCCCACCATGTACAAATACAGGCCAACCTACAGCCCTGGCAAGAACCACACAGCGCTCACACATGCTTACGCCAACCAGGTAAtgtgtacacaaacaaatagcAGAGTCCTCAGAGTagactcgtgtgtgtgtgtgtgtgtgtgtgtgtgtgtgtgtgtgtgtgtgtgtgtgtgtgtgtgtgtgtgtgtgtgtgtgtgtgtatatgtttgtgtttgtgtgtgtgtgtgtgtgtgtgtgtgtgtgtgtgtgtgtgtgtgtgtgtgtgtgtgtgtgtgtgtgtgtgtgtgtgtgtgtgtgtgtgtttctgagcagAGAAGCTTCTTTTCCATATTTCCCTGCCTCTGTTTCTTTCGTCTATATGATTTAAATCTAATGCttctccatttttgtttttcttttgatttcctGTTGGCCATTGGTTTGGTTTCTCAGTGGCTATCTGTTAATCAGTATCAGTAAGTGATTGTTCTGAAATTCTTTTCCCCTCTTATCTTCACTTCTAACTTTGTTTCCTGTCCCTTTCTGAATGCTCTGGACGTGGGTAAAATACtgtttgaatacatttaaaaagattagTGACTGGATTTATCTGTCTTGGCAGTACTGTTTGGACCGAATGAGCAAAAAGGAGTATACAAGTCTGATAAAgagtttttgtttattctttaaCATCAAAGGATTGTACCTGAATACATGTAGAATGGTGCAGATAAGTTGGTTATATTCAGTATTTGTACCCATGTCTGATCCATATCCTCCAACTTGTCAGTCCAGCACTCTGTGTAAATATGGTTTTGATACACTTTAGTTTGTTGTTCAAACTTCCATCTCCTTATTAGTTTCCTGTTTGTTCTCCTCTCAGATTAGAACTGTGTATTAGTGACTCCTGTAAATTCTCCCCAGAGTTTGTCAAAGGGAACTGTTCCCCAATAGCTCAGATACAGTAttaaaagttctgtttttacCATCATTTTgcaattttccattttagttATGTCAGCTATGTTTGAtctctgattttgatttttcatacTCATGCCACCTTATCTGGTCTCGtggagaaaacattttctgatgcCTCAGATAGAAGCCAACTCTTCATACCACACAGTAAAGTGTCAGACTAAAAAGAGATCAAACAGGAAGTATACATTGGAAGTATACATTAGGCCTTCGTCTCATTTAATTGATCCTTTTAAAAGTATCAAATATTAAATCTGTTTATAATATGTAAAATTCAagttagaacatttttttcattttattaggAATAAGGTTATGTCTTATTTGTAATGATTGTAATGATTTTTGTATCAGTATTTCCCTGCAGCTACTTAAGGGCGGTTAAGTGGAGTACAGGTAGCATGTAAGGCAGCAGGAATGATGTTAAATCTCTACCAGataatcagcagcagcaggtggtaGAGATGCTTTGGTAAACTTTATTTCATCCTATAACAGCTTTGAAAGACAGTATAATACATTTCTTCTATTTGAATTAAGCCACTACATGCAATGTGATATATCTCTGTATCAGTCTGAAATGTTTACGATGCATATGTGCCGAATTGCATTGGAGTGGAAACTACGGCCAACTGGCACAAACCAGCACTGTGCAGGTTAGGTTTTGGAGGACACCCAACACAATGAACTCCACAAATACAACAGATACCAAAAGGTGAGAATGAATTTGTACAGAAAGTAAACTCCTGATTGCGCTGATGAAGGTCCACCGACAGAGAGCTTGACTCACTATTAAATATCTGCATTGGACTCAAGTGTGCAGAGTGTTTGAGGTCCTTCATCTTAGCACTGTGACCCGAGAATGGTGATATCTGAAGGGAATACATTGAATGTCTAAAAAAATGGGCTATATGAAGCTTAAGACCATCACTATCAGTACTGACCTGTAAAGAGACAAGTTCCTTTCTGGTAAAGAAATGTTGCCACTGTAACATTTGAGGTGTTGTGTCAGGATGTCAACACTAGAGGGAGTTTGAATGCAGCAGGAACtcacaaacatttacagaacTCAGTTTTATACTCGTTTGCTCAgcttcttgtttcttttccttccttcttcctcttctctctttcaacgtcgcccctctctctcctccttctcctgcctCCTCCAGTTAAGTCGAGGAGAGAGTGTTGGCAGTGCCAaggactcctcctcctccacctcctccctccttcaggCCAGCCAGCAACCTGGTTTCCGCTCTCAGCCCAGCTTGGACCGGAGGGACACTTCATCTGACAGAGTGGGAGGGGCAGGAggtggggagaggagagagggagaaagagaggtgggaggaggaggcatCCCTGGCTACTCCCTCGGCGGGCGCTCATACCCCTCCTTCTCTGACCCCACCGTCCTGTCAGGAGTGGCGTCGCGATCTTCCAGCTCCACACACACCTCAGCAGGCGCGGCCCACATCTCTGAGGCAACCACCACCTCAGCCAGCTTCAAGAGCTTAGCCAATCAGACACCCCCGCCTCACCACACGTCTCGCAATGGGAGCCAGTCATATGATAGCTTATTGGCTGGTGGTGATGATTTCGACAAGGTGGTGGCAGTGGGTTCAGCAGCACCTGAGGTTTCCTCTGGCAGACCCTGCACACCAGCAGCAGGAGGCTACAGCTCCCCTTTCCTGTCTTCACAACACAGAGATGCTGAGATGCACTCCCAGTCCTCCCAGTCGCCCCATCATAGCCACCGctcctcccaccaccaccaccaccaccctttCCTTCATCGCTCGTCCTCTTCCACAACATCCTCCCCACCACCTCTTCCAGAGAGGGAGCGCCTGCTGGGCGAGCCCCATCCCAGCACTCACCCCCCACCTACCAATCAGGCCTccgctccctcctcctcagcacCGCCTCCCCcacaccatcaccaccaccaccatcgcCACCATCACCACtcccatcatcaccaccaccactcttcctcctcttcctccacctcccgCCCTCCCAGATTTGCTGCCCCTCACGCACCGCCCCACCATGCCTACCCTTACCGCACCCGCTCCACTGACACCCCCTTGggctcctcctccacctccacaacCCACCCGCCCCGCTCCCCACACCCCCCACCTTTGGGCAAGTCACTCTCATACTCAAGTGCTGCCGCTGCTGAAATGCAATACCGGCTGGTCCGAAAGGCCTCTGCGTCAGCTGGAGCAAATGCAGCAGgggtaggaggaggaggaggaggaattggagggatgggaggaggaggaggaggaggaatacAAGCACCGAAGTGAGTATGAGTTTCACCTTTTGTCAGGACGATTGGTTTGCTGCTAACCCTGAAAAATCACCCACCTGCCTGAAAACCTGACTACCTGATTgactgctcctcctcctcccttctctcttcctcctcctcctgccagATTTCCTGTGAgttcctccttcttctcccttTACTTGTGTTCCATTCATCTGTCAGGTTTCGCACTGTTATATGTATTATGATGATGTGGTCTGCCTGTTTATTCTTGTCCTCTGCATTACTACCACCTTCTGTTTTGGCAGTACATCATCTTTGTACCAGTGTCTTTGTCTTCTACAGATAGTAGATCTGTATCTATAGTATACACATTAAATTGAACTGTAACGGTTCTCATGGAGAAATTGGTTTGTTACAGCAGCCATTCAACATGATACAGCAGTGTAACAGAAACAACAATAGAGAAAGGGTGGAGTTAATGTTTTCATACACACAAGGCAGTTTTAGAATATAAATAATCATTTATGAATAAAGatgtacaaaaacataaattcagggtgtgcaaaaataacaatagcAGCAGTAGTAGAACTGACAGTAAAATGAGTGGAAACATTAAGATGTAAAATGGTATTATCCACATTTTTACCATCTCATCAAACATACGTAACATATAAAAAGAAGCAATTATGTATAACGTAGCTAGAGATGATATTAATGAAACTTTTCCACTCACACTGTTGTCCTTTGTCATATTTGAACACAAATGCATGAAGCATCATTCATTTGTTGCCAGGAATGAAACAGCAATTCAAGATCCAACATTTGCATCCAGTGCATTGTAGTTTATTATAAGATtagtttttctcatttcagttATAATGAGGCACAGTCAGACTTTTGCATGATAACAAGTAGACTGTTTGATTTTCTAacatgtttgcgtgtgtttcTGTCCTGTCCAACATCCCTCTTGCTTTTCCATCCTGCTCAGTGTTTATTGGCAGTTACTCCAAAACTGCATGGGTTTAGATTTACTGTGGTTCTTTTACCGCAGCAATATCTGATTGTGTATCTTTTACTGTGACCTtgacaattaaattaaatggacTGTGTAGAGTCTTTGCATGTATTGTAGTTCACAGATAAACCAACTATTAAAGGGAAATCTGTTCATGATAATTTCAGTAGTGAAAATTATGGCTATTagtcaaatataaatgtttcaACTTCTATACTGAGATAGAAGCTTACTCACAAACGAGGTTTAGCATTAAATGACATTAGTTTCCCATTTTGGACTGTGACATCTACTGTGTGGGAGACAGTCCCACAAGATTTTCAAATCCAATTTTCAATTTTGAGTTCAGCACAAACCATTCCATTGTTATGTCATTGTCAACTGTGGTTTTCTCCGcagacagcagaaacaaaataatGGAGATTGTAGAACATTCTGGGTTAAGGCTGTTCTGTACTGTCATGTACTTTTGACctttttgtacatttctttGAACACAAAAGCCCAAGTCTGTAATTGGTGTAATATCTCCCTTAAACCCAAAAGGTTAAAATAGCGGCTGTGACCCTTGTAGACTGAGGGTCGGGTTGGTAAGTGAGTGATAGACCAGCTGCGAATCGTATTTTTAAGCTGAAACAAAGGGTGCTTTCAAGCTAAACTGGTTTGGTTGGTGAAAACAAACCCTGCTGCTTTTGCCACAATATTTTGTGATAGTAGTATAGGGATTTTAGCATGatttaaaaatctaaactaCCATTAAATCCATCTAATACCCTGATCAGACAGTCAGAAACAGTTAAGACTGTGCGATTCACAGCCATATCATTCCAACTGTTTTTCCATCATGCTTTCATACTTTCGACAATATGATTGTGAAACCAGTATTAAATTTCATCCTCTGTTGtattaaaacatcttaaatttaacttaatgAAACCTGTCGAAAGCCTGCTACCTTCTACCTGTCAGTATTCATAGTGTGCGGTtggttttcatttgaataatacTAATGCTGATAATCACTTATTTCTTTGAGAGCTCTTTGTGACACACAAAGAGCACATTAGAAGCATAAAGTACAGACTGAcctgcagtcagtcagtggAATATGATTTCCCCACATGGGTCTTCACGATGCAGGAGGACAtcaccaaaactgtccaatcagTGAGTTACCTGTCAGTCTGTATAACTtcatatttatgttaaaaaaaaaaaaaaaaaaagtgtttttacaaGCCAGTGTGAACATGAACTGGACCAGAAATAAAAGGCAACTGTGTCTAATTGTTTCTCTTGGTCCAGACCAAATGAACCGAACTACAAGTGGGAAAGCACCAGAAGTGTAGTTTAGGAGTACTGTAGGAGTGAGCCGGCTGTTATTGAGACCTCCAGCTTTTCTTCAGATGAACTCTTGACTTCCTATCCTGAACTGTCACactgattgtttattttttctttgtttcctctctaAATTCAGGGATGAGCTGATCCAGATGAAACCTCTGAGTCGGACCAACGGTGGCCagcccttctcctcctcctcctgctctgccccttcctctccctctcacccaGTCAGCGTGTCCACCCAGCCCAGAGTGGCCTACCCCAGCTCAGCATTGATGCAGAGCCCCGCACACAAGCCCCAGGGCAGTGGGGTGAAAAAGGTGACGGGCGTTGGGGGCACCACATATGAGATTTCTGTCTGAGTGGCAGCCAGCCGCCAGCTCAAGGACCAATGAAACGAAGTGGAGATGctcctgtctttttctgccTTCGAGGGAGAAATTTGGGTTTTTCATAATAcaagaaaacactgacacacatctGAGGATTAGTGGAATAATTTTGTCTGGCTCTTACTCCTCAATGGCTGATTGACTGTGGGGCTAAACTGTACCAGACTATCATGCCTCCAGACATCCTCCGCATTAATCCTGCTTGGAAAAGGACAGTAAGACCTGGACAGAAGGAATCTAGGACTTGCTGGCACTGGGGTtttaaaagacaattttttGGATCTCAAAGGCCAAAATGGGAACCATGATTTGGCTCATTTTTGTGGGTTTTATCCTCACTGTAGCTCAGTAGGTAGCATGAAGCACTAGCATGGTCAGGTCTGGGTGTTACATTGAACAAATATACTAGCGCAAGGCATTACCACTGCCAGGTTTCTGAGTCTGATTCCCACTGGGGCCACCAATGAGCTCTGGATTAGGGATTGACAGCTGTAGGTCTACGAAGGTTCAAATCAGCACTTTTGGACTGGCACTGCATTTCGGTAAAAATTGGTGcagatgtttaatatttcatgttcACATGTAGATCATCAATGAACACcccatgatgatgatgatgattatagTAATAATCAACACATTAAGTCACACATTAAGTCTGTGGAACCCAATCAAAATCAAGGTAGAATCCATTCAAAGTTAAGGGCTTCCCATAGACAAGCAGTTTAGTGTAAACTGAATGTGTGATCAGTCAGACTCGAGACATATCAGATTGAGTCATAGCTAGTTTTTAATATAAGTTCTTGCCCCACTCATCAATTAAACCCTACTTACAATGACAGCATCCACCAAATGGAGTGTGGTGTATTCTAATTCGATCCAAGAACACAAATTGTGATCCCAGGTGTTGTGTGATGCATGGAGTCTGTAATTCAGCCCAGGCAGAATCACTGTAACCTGTTGCCATTCCCTTCAAGCTGTTGTATTGTTCACAGCctttcagtcagtcatggaAATGCACAACATGGTGGCGCAGGAGGTCAATAACCAAGCAATTAGTAGGATCTAGTGTGGACTCGTGACAAtctaccagtggctggaaagaCCTTCACCTATGAACTTTTCATCAATGTTACTGTGTGAATGGACTTGCCTTTTtaatggaggggaaaaaatgtgacattggaaaaaaaacaaaattctcatTCCCTCTTTCTTggattcattttttgatttattcctAGATGTGAATATGATTCCATGTTTGTACAGGatgatgtgattttaaatgtggatttgtttttgttttttttaaagtggcgTTCATACCGGACTGCAGCATgcactactattactactagcCACTATAGGCCACTGTGTTTGGCTGTGGACCATGTTGTCTGtttaaacaaacaggaaatgaggaaaCTAAAGTGAAGAAGACATCATGTTTTGGCCTTTTGTTGTTAATGGGGTCCTTAAGAAGGGGGCTAAGGAGGctaatttttctgaaaaaataattcCTTGAGAAGTTGCCTTGAAAATTTAagtgttatctttttttttaatttcacctatttaatttgaaattgttttatatgaatttatatGGAAATATAGCTATTGATGAATGAAGAGTTTTTAATATTGACTCAAAAGAGGGGTTGTGTTGTCAGTCTCAGAATCGGGATAAAAAGATTAAAGCAGCCCTACTGATTGGTTTTGGGTGATGCTCCACAGCTGATGcgctgttttattttcataaagaaTCTTGATTTGCAATGTCCTAACTGTCCTATTTTCCAACATCACATCGGAATAAAACAGGAGGACGGACCAGATGCCTAAGATGGTCTTAAAGTCAAATTGCATCTGCAGCATGAATATGATCTCTAGTGTACAATAGAGTATTAGGGCCACTGTTTATACAAATGAgatttcaatatttaaattgtaatatatagaaaaaaagttaaaaattttaagtCAAAATTTCACAAGAAAGCATTATGAGATTAAGTCAGAATTTTATGAGGAAGTCCTAATATTATGAGTCATTTTGAGACGAAGTTGtaaatttgcaaatttttttgggggaaaagtTAAATTTACAAGCAAGTCATTACTAgataaagttgtaattttttgagaaaaagtcattACAATATGATGTCTCGATATAATTTAAAAGGATTGGAATATTTCAACACTTAAATCATGGATATAAAGTCACAGTATTAGAAGAAAAAGTGTTCTATCCATGAATGTATGTTGTTCTTAGACCAGGTTTTAGCATTTGTTGGCTGTCCATTTATACTGTTCagtatgaaatatttccttaaaattttattttttacagtattctgaaaacctttttttctcctcacagtGGCCCTAATACTGTTTTACTATTTAAACTGTAGACTAGGTGTGTGAATTTCCTGCTGGTCTCCAAACGTCTTAACATTGAACTTGTGAGTGACAGTGCTCAAGATACAATTAAAAGAAGATTACACAAACTTagtttgtggtatttttttaatcaaacgtAAATGTGCCATGGGAAATGATCTTAAGATTaactttaaacatttacagATGAGGCTCCTAGTCTGAGAATgtgttaaatgttgaaaaaaagtttctaaagTTCTGATGATGTAGTGGACACTTGTACAACAGTCAACTAAgtcttccttttctctgctAAACATTAGCTAGCCATTGTTTGCTAAagatttcactttcatttcgCCAACTTCCAGCTGTGGTTGGAATGTGTCCGACAGCTTTATGGCAGAAAAGTCCTGCAATTTGTTGCACCTGTTAAATGTGGATTCAGTTGCACAGAAacaataatactgtatattaagcACTAAATctaatgttgaaaataattacaCCAGCCGTCCTGTTTCATTGCCCCTTTTAGTGTGATCTCACTtaaaattagttgttttttctctctgagccTTCacaaaaaactagaaaatttGCCCTGGAACTAGTTAACTGGTGAAACAGATTCCTGGATGTGTTTAACAGTTACTGGTAAGTGACATAGTGCTTTGTAACTATGTCATCACTTTGCAATGGCAGACATCATGGGTATAACTATGAATTTTAACCAGAGTGTGTTTTCTCTGGAGTTTCACCTTTAGGTTTCCTTTTTTGGCCATATTGTCTTTATCCAGTCTGGAAAACAAATAGGAACAACACAGGACCGTATGACTCGGTATTGAAAAGAATATGACCAATTatggtaaaataaatgaaagcacaCAGGTAGTACGACCAGAAAGAATCCTGTGCTGTGAATGCTGTTTTTGAGGAACtgtgttttccatttcagctttgtttttcattttgctgtaatTTGAGCCCAGTTTGTGGAAACTTCTTTGTTTGAGCAGAATGGCTGGTAGATGAAGACGGTGGGCTGTACCTGTATGTTAGCAAGCACAGTTTTGGCAAGAAACCCAAGTTGAAATCAAAGAAACGAAAAATATGTGTACTGTACAGcttaacgtgtgtgtgtgtttgtggatgtaTGTATGTGG is drawn from Xiphias gladius isolate SHS-SW01 ecotype Sanya breed wild chromosome 15, ASM1685928v1, whole genome shotgun sequence and contains these coding sequences:
- the zdhhc5a gene encoding palmitoyltransferase ZDHHC5-A isoform X1, whose protein sequence is MFYWIFPQMFWKEPHHHFLLTHPWCSLQLLNRHTPHHTQEVMPVGSSKSGGRGPSSSPLPHAVVPPGRPLRPSRYIPVSAATFFLVGSTTLFFCFTCPWLSERFSVAVPIYNGVIFLFVLANFCMATFMDPGIFPRAEEDEDKEDDFRAPLYKTVEIRGIQVRMKWCSTCRFYRPPRCSHCSVCDNCVEDFDHHCPWVNNCIGRRNYRYFFLFLLSLTAHIMAVFGFGLLFILYHRQNIERLHAIVTLAVMCVAGLFFIPVAGLTGFHIVLVARGRTTNEQVTGKFRGGVNPFTNGCWKNVSHVLCSSQAPRYLGRKKCVQSVCVQPPFLRPHLTEAQLAAKILDNGIQGDLHRSRSSLEMMESQSCDAEPPPPPKPELRYPGINRGNTEECSLLNKAPPTPTMYKYRPTYSPGKNHTALTHAYANQLSRGESVGSAKDSSSSTSSLLQASQQPGFRSQPSLDRRDTSSDRVGGAGGGERREGEREVGGGGIPGYSLGGRSYPSFSDPTVLSGVASRSSSSTHTSAGAAHISEATTTSASFKSLANQTPPPHHTSRNGSQSYDSLLAGGDDFDKVVAVGSAAPEVSSGRPCTPAAGGYSSPFLSSQHRDAEMHSQSSQSPHHSHRSSHHHHHHPFLHRSSSSTTSSPPPLPERERLLGEPHPSTHPPPTNQASAPSSSAPPPPHHHHHHHRHHHHSHHHHHHSSSSSSTSRPPRFAAPHAPPHHAYPYRTRSTDTPLGSSSTSTTHPPRSPHPPPLGKSLSYSSAAAAEMQYRLVRKASASAGANAAGVGGGGGGIGGMGGGGGGGIQAPKDELIQMKPLSRTNGGQPFSSSSCSAPSSPSHPVSVSTQPRVAYPSSALMQSPAHKPQGSGVKKVTGVGGTTYEISV
- the zdhhc5a gene encoding palmitoyltransferase ZDHHC5-A isoform X2, producing MFYWIFPQMFWKEPHHHFLLTHPWCSLQEVMPVGSSKSGGRGPSSSPLPHAVVPPGRPLRPSRYIPVSAATFFLVGSTTLFFCFTCPWLSERFSVAVPIYNGVIFLFVLANFCMATFMDPGIFPRAEEDEDKEDDFRAPLYKTVEIRGIQVRMKWCSTCRFYRPPRCSHCSVCDNCVEDFDHHCPWVNNCIGRRNYRYFFLFLLSLTAHIMAVFGFGLLFILYHRQNIERLHAIVTLAVMCVAGLFFIPVAGLTGFHIVLVARGRTTNEQVTGKFRGGVNPFTNGCWKNVSHVLCSSQAPRYLGRKKCVQSVCVQPPFLRPHLTEAQLAAKILDNGIQGDLHRSRSSLEMMESQSCDAEPPPPPKPELRYPGINRGNTEECSLLNKAPPTPTMYKYRPTYSPGKNHTALTHAYANQLSRGESVGSAKDSSSSTSSLLQASQQPGFRSQPSLDRRDTSSDRVGGAGGGERREGEREVGGGGIPGYSLGGRSYPSFSDPTVLSGVASRSSSSTHTSAGAAHISEATTTSASFKSLANQTPPPHHTSRNGSQSYDSLLAGGDDFDKVVAVGSAAPEVSSGRPCTPAAGGYSSPFLSSQHRDAEMHSQSSQSPHHSHRSSHHHHHHPFLHRSSSSTTSSPPPLPERERLLGEPHPSTHPPPTNQASAPSSSAPPPPHHHHHHHRHHHHSHHHHHHSSSSSSTSRPPRFAAPHAPPHHAYPYRTRSTDTPLGSSSTSTTHPPRSPHPPPLGKSLSYSSAAAAEMQYRLVRKASASAGANAAGVGGGGGGIGGMGGGGGGGIQAPKDELIQMKPLSRTNGGQPFSSSSCSAPSSPSHPVSVSTQPRVAYPSSALMQSPAHKPQGSGVKKVTGVGGTTYEISV